In Apis cerana isolate GH-2021 linkage group LG5, AcerK_1.0, whole genome shotgun sequence, a single genomic region encodes these proteins:
- the LOC107994427 gene encoding protein unc-79 homolog isoform X1: protein MGTRFAAFSLKLTSLHDYYQRLLHGSQPVPSGLDMANTLKFFSQMLLSLLKEVREAPLEMVKSQKYDAERMALYPNLDYKQLYNALTQLIDVVSSIHAGLQAFGQALLQCIACLLPFLDHDLIDNVAYLTASSISVLPLELHQDIVNYLCFYILPFTITRKTEDGTENAASQSIAAVIMMIFQYSTNPAHHCQLLECLMALKPGVVKDILCVVAYGTAPARASAAKLLFYYWPSFNPNLFDRRAVLVKFANDLAPFVCQRDSCPNAGSAEAGKVCYDHRISITFASETPPPMYLCIECANEIHRSHPNQMFYDILHPMQQVSMICENKNCKATDKSAISVCFSTECASYNGNHPIRYCHKCHNNRHDKGRGEDHVYHTALPHISKLDSQTQTYMVQAIVSLLKEAEPLSMDSNRDISEISTNKDSAGFPGSGSSGGGSGGSGGQFDSATLEERQLLGRYGVWLLVGLCTPNQETSIEILGRLLSMLFHWFHVTAYSFDGTKKSLMHLIFSVGQAESALEKLKTEYVCGWLSEVMKTHYEVFISCLLPHPADYVRVGGHWETLASRTSHLKDGLNRLFCLVPYEVITPDVWDYVMPHWMEAMVNDVPEYELHELKMILCKILDRDMSPLGFDAKKMYNFVAKRFVNTCAKVQEQALNWLQTLTMLEISIPLCQLFSMFSDGVAVMGAMNSTESEQKPSKGTKKEDDEGNAICSVVENESGKSTPLSDDVVPTPRHMEFTTNAELNLSCCILMLDILLKQMELQNVDKHTGISTWVCKDACRLMKSILASNWNNCHVCATNSECTYCESSVIWHQLCLQLVTYMAPENPAYPPDKIVDESAEEHGRKSPEASRKGDSKSDVVISMPVPEMHSVGGVLAHMPQFFEQIMTATVETVSEQLDLAAIMPTEKVMSAFARAVTLSETDVATATVSVAKPRIIGENDEPLNLSPENETDDFWHTSVGKFRFNIEDLPEQLQYIHKLLKEIMTIDKPDILYYMLQCLNVMCLYGDAFNMAVKDHQGFFIWCQENLLIKNLWELLNGEHSHIAHVTVPLLLHCVTLPCGIDTFWRLIQEEFHNSDWRIRFVAVERVTLIARFMDSTPLRNVISLQAALANAFCYLIASMDDINVYVAQRATLYLGTIHDTAMRSLILCLETQFDSVIVDRPMVLQSLYQLHNSLSDRHILTWEFFLNRFDALFLEAQINLERSGDIPYLRDLRNTDLNSEIFMKKLHRAQEALSQSEGSGTNSIKTLSASFGTKWPYKRTMSAPASMIPRQDTKQEKEKVYSRQYSAPILKRKSSRFGLGQLLGSTPPNNSIPDGHVHSLNMVDETSALPGYTHKIVDLEEADKETMHLLVFLLMQFLSRQDQAYPTDEKPLSKTQGIVLRHLYLLLGYNQTERIFHTSPQRLRVSPVFNVFIANLPQLLDQNHVMGWMMTPPVLAILQHCPCPPQGVPPSDHQTPTYSLWYLEPHNRRSWLMSLLVILYKCQYGQQPWCNQLQVLIKIVLNTLDTQHHQCKRIPATVVMSAPSRSRDVSQPSLGVDHELMTMGDMNAESPPMRTPIVSVHQRSPGPTHSQMETHWEESTPTCRYMNKHSSYSINADDTESELAAIPESPKSDSTLHGSSGGSLGELEETPIAVTRSISLHGSRITTDILTKTDWNNQNVIKKSEGISRPTWFLGSEEESHQSTKIGPQKKWSVHEGVKMMVTSTLLTGQADLQRYTSRIEKVTERAEKGILDKAIPEKPATEKAAQERNVTVQIAFNGDIASSKPFGLSTALATTLPAQVQKYDFSKEKMPPTGSSNSDSPNSKQLGRQKRIEQTVTIASPVSPGQVVTVTSSDQSSSPAVSSISSQITSTDNGQHPSWNEPPHPLTAPTVERLLPIGTTIRPTGPRPAQRILRCEDTYGSPESPLSKMDVLTVSSSFDQDSETCISSDITSPRSISQLEFPLPERLLPVGPHRDFTGLVEHVRQVLGVREIEDSNKYNNGNSGKTDGQAPIKQDSTTSENMSASLVPTSNEIQSSRSTSPRRLIKQVALESPPPAIESSDYPVRAFDPDRRGRAKDHVRIQRDKRKDSITGHDGPLTRRAESWSGPQLQPNFDIASQQAYHADFNLKQSLFRIGDDCIYERCSECGTIKEEYSDEELGLCIINLGTFIHREPSLAAPLLPEILRVVTKVALNAMYPWQSETNMHLPGGAISVAHQFLRCVLHQLAPNGVFLQMFQTHLNENTRMQFFKSVTQALVDFNELNPIAPLQLLLEALNAKKSLPMERLPIILFNIACYLDCLPLETGLSPGATTWSGLLAQFDGLFRRLVLILSSIEDTTPLLRIMISLLKVPGIQLKSMLDPFAKVLSYAIQNSTIKYNYLTDLCYLCHRGFIKDRDKHFFGRTIVFELIQAIKFKTTIPDSNFLLLLHFVLQDIGGSLPNTIALENIQTDISPIYNTNASESLKNQLSDVLDFLADFHTLSKVKSYSKGMQAGLNEDTLGGILKCGLAQFVALEITRGNNRENRAVARYLPWLYSAPSMIQQGAREYVDCIGHIRLLSWLLLGSLTHTSMYAGNNTHNNHGQSIPSAQPIPQEVSCHVADHVQVIFSGFPEQSKASVLHMSSLFHAFILCQLWTMYLEELSKNPSNNEGHITMNILLEFWGKITPCILQLVEYSKVLAEMVNLHFLSLLEALLECGSILLSKLLPLWSPILYSHHVQLPGHLQVRLQNCRDFPPNKMSEHFASSRRESNATLLRWLHRLQFKMGQIEMQSSTATQFYSI from the exons aTGGGGACTAGATTCGCAGCAT ttTCGTTGAAGCTGACTAGCCTTCACGACTATTATCAGAGACTTCTTCATGGCAGTCAACCTGTACCCTCCGGTCTCGACATGGCGAACAcgttgaaattcttttctcaaatGTTGTTGT cTCTGTTGAAAGAAGTGCGGGAGGCACCCCTCGAAATGGTGAAATCGCAAAAGTACGACGCGGAACGGATGGCCCTTTACCCCAACCTGGACTACAAACAGTTGTACAACGCCCTCACCCAGCTGATCGACGTCGTCTCCTCCATTCACGCAGGCCTCCAAG CGTTTGGCCAGGCATTGCTACAGTGCATCGCGTGCCTCCTACCATTTCTCGACCACGATTTAATCGACAACGTTGCCTATTTGACGGCCAGCTCGATCTCCGTGCTTCCCCTCGAACTTCACCAGGACATCGTCAATTATCTCTGTTTCTACATTCTTCCATTCACCATCA CAAGGAAAACTGAAGATGGAACGGAAAACGCGGCCAGTCAGTCGATAGCAGCCGTCATCATGATGATCTTTCAGTATTCTACTAATCCAG CGCACCATTGTCAATTATTGGAATGCCTGATGGCATTGAAGCCGGGCGTCGTCAAGGACATTCTATGCGTGGTCGCCTACGGCACAGCGCCCGCGAGAGCCTCGGCTGCCAAATTGCTCTTCTACTACTGGCCTTCGTTCAACCCCAACCTCTTCGACCGCAGGGCCGTCCTGGTCAAATTCGCGA ATGACTTGGCGCCGTTCGTGTGTCAAAGGGACTCCTGTCCGAACGCGGGCAGCGCAGAGGCGGGCAAAGTGTGCTACGATCATCGCATATCCATCACCTTCGCCTCCGAGACACCGCCGCCCATGTACCTTTGCATCGAGTGCGCCAACGAGATTCACAGATCTCATCCCAATCAAATGTTCTACGATATTTTGCACCCCATGCAACAAGTGTCAATGATATGCGAGAACAAG AATTGCAAAGCGACGGACAAATCGGCGATCAGCGTCTGTTTCTCGACCGAGTGCGCGAGTTACAACGGGAATCATCCGATCCGCTACTGCCACAAGTGTCACAACAATCGTCACGACAAGGGGCGAGGGGAGGACCACGTGTATCACACCGCGCTCCCGCACATCTCGAAACTGGACTCCCAGACGCAGACTTACATGGTCCAGGCGATCGTCAG CCTGCTTAAGGAAGCTGAACCGCTAAGTATGGATAGTAACCGAGACATCTCGGAAATAAGTACTAATAAGGACAGCGCAGGATTCCCAGGGAGCGGGAGCAGCGGCGGTGGTTCCGGGGGCAGCGGCGGCCAATTCGATTCGGCGACCCTCGAGGAGAGGCAGCTGCTAGGGAGATACGGTGTCTGGCTGTTGGTCGGGCTTTGCACCCCGAACCAGGAAACGTCGATCGAAATTCTCGGCCGTTTATTGTCAATGCTATTTCATTGGTTTCATGTTACTGCCTACTCTTTCGATGGTACTAAAAAAAGCCTTATGCACCTTATCTTTTCTGTTG gacAAGCGGAGAGCGCGTTGGAGAAACTGAAAACCGAATACGTGTGCGGATGGCTGTCAGAGGTGATGAAAACTCACTACGAGGTCTTCATCTCCTGCCTTCTTCCCCATCCAGCGGACTACGTCCGTGTAGGAGGGCACTG GGAGACGCTTGCCTCGAGGACGTCGCATCTGAAGGACGGATTGAATCGTCTGTTCTGCTTGGTTCCTTACGAGGTGATCACTCCAGACGTTTGGGACTACGTGATGCCACACTGGATGGAGGCGATGGTGAACGACGTGCCCGAGTACGAGCTTCACgagttaaaaatgattttatg CAAAATATTGGACAGAGACATGAGTCCTCTCGGCTTCGACGCTAAGAAAATGTACAATTTCGTGGCGAAACGATTTGTCAACACTTGCGCCAAGGTTCAAGAGCAAGCTCTGAATTGGCTGCAAACCTTGACTATGCTCGAGATCAGCATCCCCCTCTGTCAACTGTTCTCCATGTTCAGCGATGGGGTGGCCGTCATGGGCGCCATGAACTCCACGGAGTCTGAGCAGAAGCCGAGTAAAGGCACCAAGAAGGAGGATGACGAGGGAAACGCCATAT GTTCTGTGGTCGAAAACGAATCGGGGAAATCGACGCCATTGTCCGACGACGTGGTCCCAACACCGAGACACATGGAATTCACCACGAATGCCGAACTAAATCTGTCTTGTTGCATTCTCATGCTCGATATATTGTTGAAACag ATGGAGTTGCAGAACGTGGACAAGCACACAGGGATCAGTACGTGGGTATGCAAGGACGCGTGTCGTCTGATGAAGTCGATTCTCGCCTCCAATTGGAACAACTGTCACGTGTGCGCCACGAACAGCGAGTGCACCTATTGCGAGTCGAGCGTGATCTGGCATCAGTTGTGCCTCCAGCTTGTCACCTACATGGCACCGGAAAATCCCGCTTATCCGCCTGAC AAAATCGTGGACGAGTCGGCGGAAGAACACGGGAGGAAGAGTCCAGAGGCGTCGAGGAAAGGAGACTCGAAATCCGACGTGGTGATCAGTATGCCTGTACCGGAAATGCATTCGGTCGGTGGCGTTCTTGCCCACATGCCTCAG TTCTTCGAACAGATCATGACAGCCACAGTAGAGACAGTTTCGGAGCAGCTGGACCTCGCGGCTATCATGCCCACCGAGAAGGTTATGTCCGCTTTTGCACGTGCCGTCACCCTTTCCGAGACTGACGTAG CGACAGCGACCGTGAGCGTGGCCAAACCAAGAATAATAGGAGAGAATGACGAGCCATTAAATCTGAGTCCGGAAAACGAGACGGATGATTTCTGGCACACCTCTGTTGGAAAGTTTCGATTCAATATCGAGGATCTTCCCGAACAATTGCAGTATATTCATAAACTTTTGAAG GAGATCATGACGATCGACAAACCCGACATACTCTACTACATGCTCCAATGTTTAAACGTGATGTGCCTTTACGGCGATGCTTTCAACATGGCGGTGAAGGATCATCAAGGATTCTTCATATGGtgtcaagaaaatttattgataaaaaa TCTATGGGAACTTCTAAACGGCGAGCATTCTCACATAGCCCACGTCACAGTGCCATTGTTGCTCCATTGCGTGACTTTGCCTTGTGGAATAGATACCTTCTGGCGACTGATACAGGAAGAGTTCCACAATTCTGATTGGCGTATTCGTTTCGTGGCAG TCGAAAGAGTTACACTGATCGCAAGATTCATGGATTCTACTCCTCTGAGGAACGTCATCAGCCTCCAAGCTGCCCTAGCAAATGCATTCTGCTATCTAATCGCAAGTATGGACGACATAAATGTGTACGTTGCTCAGAGAGCCACCTTGTACCTTGGCACCATCCACGATACAGCTATGAGA TCCCTGATCCTCTGCTTGGAGACCCAATTCGATTCAGTGATAGTCGACCGGCCGATGGTTCTCCAATCATTGTACCAGTTGCACAACAGTCTCAGTGATAGACATATTTTGACTTGGGAATTTTTCCTCAATCGTTTCGACGCGCTCTTCCTCGAGGCGCAAATCAATTTGGAAAGATCTGGAGATATACCCTATCTACGCG ATCTCAGAAATACGGATTTGAACAGCGAAATCTTCATGAAGAAGTTGCACAGAGCGCAGGAGGCGTTGTCTCAGTCGGAAGGAAGCGGAACTAACTCCATAAAGACGTTGAGCGCGAGTTTCGGCACGAAATGGCCCTACAAACGCACCATGTCGGCGCCAGCGTCGATGATTCCTCGCCAAGATACTAAACAAG AAAAGGAGAAGGTGTACAGCCGGCAATACTCGGCGCCTATCCTGAAGCGCAAGAGCTCCAGATTCGGACTGGGTCAGTTGCTGGGGTCCACCCCACCTAATAACAGTATACCAG ATGGTCATGTTCATTCGTTAAACATGGTGGATGAAACTAGCGCGTTACCAGGATACACTCACAAAATTGTAGACTTGGAGGAAGCTGACAAAGAGACCATGCACTTATTGGTTTTTCTTTTGATGCAATTTCTCTCCAGACAGGATcag GCTTATCCAACGGATGAGAAACCTCTATCAAAAACGCAAGGAATCGTTCTACGTCATTTGTATCTTCTACTAGGCTACAACCAAACTGAACGCATTTTTCATACTTCTCCGCAACGATTaag AGTTTCACCTGTATTCAACGTCTTTATCGCCAATCTTCCTCAACTTCTGGACCAGAATCATGTAATGGGATGGATGATGACGCCTCCAGTTCTAGCCATACTTCAACATTGTCCTTGTCCTCCGCAAGGTGTGCCTCCATCCGATCATCAAACACCCACGTATAGCTTATGGTATCTCGAACCGCATAATAGACGCTCTTGGTTAATGTCTCTCCTCGTTATACTGTATAAG TGTCAATACGGTCAGCAACCATGGTGTAATCAATTGCAAGTGTTGATCAAAATCGTACTGAACACTTTAGATACGCAGCACCATCAATGCAAAAGAATTCCAGCTACCGTGGTAATGAGCGCTCCATCCAGATCACGTG aCGTATCGCAACCGTCTCTAGGTGTGGATCACGAGCTGATGACAATGGGAGATATGAACGCCGAGAGTCCTCCAATGAGAACTCCTATAGTATCGGTGCACCAAAGAAGTCCAGGACCAACGCATAGTCAGATGGAAACTCATTGGGAAGAAAGCACACCTACTTGTCGTTACATGAACAAACATTCCAG CTACTCGATCAATGCGGATGATACGGAGTCCGAGCTGGCTGCAATACCCGAGAGCCCAAAATCTGACAGCACCTTGCATGGCAGCAGTGGTGGATCGCTCGGCGAGCTGGAGGAAACACCGATCGCTGTCACGAGAAGCATTTCGCTACACGGGTCTAGAATCACGACCGATATTTTGACGAAAACGGATTGGAACAATCAGAATGTTATCAAGAAGTCGGAAGGAATCAGCAGACCTACTTGGTTTCTTGGAAGCGAGGAAGAATCTCATCag AGTACGAAGATTGGACCTCAAAAGAAGTGGAGTGTGCACGAAGGAGTAAAGATGATGGTGACGAGTACTTTGTTAACTGGTCAAGCAGATCTACAAAGATACACTTCAAGAATCGAGAAAGTGACGGAAAGGGCGGAGAAAGGGATTCTGGATAAAGCGATCCCAGAGAAACCAGCGACAGAGAAAGCTGCTCAAGAAAGGAACGTCACTGTACAAATAGCTTTTAATGGAGACATTGCCTCCTCGAAACCTTTTGGATTATCCACTGCCCTTGCGACTACTTTACCTGCCCAAGTTCAAAA atatgatttttcgaaagaaaagatgCCTCCAACAGGCTCCAGTAATTCAGATTCACCGAATTCTAAGCAATTGGGTCGTCAGAAGCGCATAGAGCAGACAGTGACCATAGCCTCGCCTGTGTCACCAGGTCAAGTGGTTACGGTGACGAGCAGCGACCAATCGAGTTCTCCAGCGGTGAGCTCGATTTCGTCTCAGATCACGAGCACGGATAATGGACAACATCCGAGCTGGAACGAGCCTCCTCATCCTCTAACTGCACCGACTGTTGAGAGACTTTTGCCAATTGGCACCACTATTCGTCCGACtg GTCCAAGACCAGCTCAGAGAATTCTGCGTTGCGAAGACACTTACGGATCGCCTGAATCACCATTGTCCAAGATGGACGTGTTGACAGTCA GTTCTTCGTTCGATCAAGATAGTGAAACGTGCATATCTAGCGATATAACGAGTCCTCGAAGTATTTCGCAGCTGGAGTTTCCATTGCCTGAACGATTGTTACCAGTTGGTCCTCACAGAGACTTCACCGGTCTCGTCGAGCATGTTCGTCAGGTACTTGGTGTCCGAGAGATTGAAG ATTCCAACAAATACAATAACGGAAATAGCGGAAAAACTGATGGACAAGCACCGATAAAACAAGATAGCACAACATCTGAGAACATG TCAGCGTCTCTAGTTCCAACATCGAACGAGATACAATCGAGCAGATCGACGAGTCCAAGGAGATTGATCAAGCAGGTAGCTCTGGAATCGCCGCCTCCAGCGATAGAGTCCTCGGATTATCCTGTTCGAGCATTCGATCCCGATCGAAGAGGCAGAGCAAAGGATCACGTTCGTATTCAACGAGACAAGCGAAAGGATAGTATCACTGGCCACGATGGTCCGTTAACCAGGCGTGCAGAATCCTG GTCTGGTCCTCAATTGCAGCCTAATTTCGATATTGCCTCGCAACAGGCCTATCACGCTGATTTCAACTTGAAGCAAAGTTTATTTCGCATTGGAGACGATTGTATTTACGAGAG ATGTTCAGAGTGTGGAACGATAAAGGAGGAATATTCAGATGAGGAACTTGGTCTATGTATTATCAACCTGGGTACGTTCATCCATCGTGAACCATCCTTGGCAGCTCCACTTTTGCCAGAAATTTTACGTGTCGTCACAAA GGTGGCTCTCAATGCGATGTATCCTTGGCAAAGCGAGACCAACATGCATCTACCTGGTGGCGCAATCAGCGTGGCTCATCAGTTCCTCCGATGCGTACTTCATCAATTAGCGCCTAATGGTGTCTTCTTGCAAATGTTCCAAACTCATTTAAATG AAAATACGAGAATGCAATTCTTTAAGAGTGTTACTCAGGCTCTAGTCGACTTCAATGAATTGAATCCAATAGCACCTCTGCAATTATTGCTCGAG GCCCTAAATGCGAAAAAATCTCTGCCAATGGAACGCCTCCCGATAATACTATTCAACATAGCCTGTTATCTGGATTGTTTGCCCCTTGAAACGGGCTTGAGCCCAGGTGCAACAACCTGGAGCGGTCTTCTCGCGCAATTCGATGGCCTATTTCGTAGACTAGTGTTGATACTCTCATCCATCGAGGATACCACTCCGTTATTAAGGATCATGATTTCTTTATTGAAGGTTCCGGGCATCCAATTGAAG aGCATGCTGGATCCCTTTGCCAAGGTGTTAAGTTACGCCATCCAGAATTCcactataaaatacaattatctgACAGACCTGTGTTATCTTTGTCATCGAGGTTTCATCAAAGACAGGGACAAACATTTTTTTGGAAGAACCATCGTATTCGAGCTGATTCAAGCGATTAAATTCAAGACTACGATACCGGATTCCAATTTCCTCTTGCTCTTGCATTTCGTGCTTCAG GATATCGGGGGCTCGTTACCTAATACGATCGCGTTGGAGAATATCCAAACAGACATATCACCGATTTACAATACGAACGCTTCCGAATCCCTGAAGAATCAACTGTCGGATGTGCTTGATTTCTTGGCAGATTTTCACACTTTAAGTAAAGTGAAg AGCTATAGCAAGGGAATGCAGGCTGGCCTGAACGAGGATACTTTAGGTGGTATCCTGAAATGTGGTCTCGCGCAATTTGTAGCTTTAGAAATCACTAGAGGCAACAATAGAGAGAACAGAGCTGTAGCTCGCTATCTTCCTTGGCTCTACAGCGCTCCCTCTATGATACAACAAGG AGCTCGAGAATATGTGGATTGTATAGGTCATATCAGATTACTATCATGGTTGCTGTTGGGCTCCCTTACGCACACTTCGATGTACGCTGGCAATAATACGCATAACAACCATGGCCAGTCGATCCCATCTGCACAACCAATACCGCAAGAAGTATCTTGTCATGTCGCGGATCATGTGCAAGTTATATTTTCCGGATTCCCGGAACAATCTAAAGCATCAGTTTTACACATGTCCTCATTATTTCATGCTTTCATATTGTGTcag CTATGGACGATGTATTTGGAAGAATTATCAAAGAATCCATCGAATAACGAAGGCCATattacaatgaatattttattggaattcTGGGGCAAGATAACGCCTTGTATATTACAATTAGTTGAATATTCGAAAGTC ttAGCCGAAATGGTCAATTTGCATTTCTTAAGTTTACTCGAAGCTCTTCTAGAATGTGGATCTATTCTGTTAAGTAAATTATTACCTCTTTGGAGTCCCATACTATATTCGCATCATGTTCAG tTACCAGGACATTTGCAAGTTCGTTTACAAAATTGTCGAGATTTTCCTCCTAACAAAATGTCTGAGCATTTTGCTTCGTCTCGACGAGAATCTAATGCGACACTTTTACGATGGCTACATCGATTACAGTTCAAAATGGGGCAAATAGAGATGCAATCTTCTACAGCCacacaattttattctatttaa